GATTATAACTATCAACAGTTATGTTAACAGGGTTAGGTGCTCCCCATACAGGAACAAGCGTCCCTGAATAGGCCACTGTTAGGAAAAAAATCAAAGTTAGTATAGCTATTACTCTTTTTATTTGCCTCATACCACAACCCCCAGTATATACAATATATCGTCAAAGAGCTGGGGGAAGTTTAGGAATAACCCGCGGGATTTTTATCGTGCAAAAACGTGGTTACCTATTTGCGTAACAATTGGCCTTGACCATATCCACCGGCTTGTTGCTGTAGCTGGGTTCCAGTAATATATACATCCGTTGGTAGGATCCCATCCGTTTAAAGCATCTTTTGCAGCATTAATAGAAGTGGTGTCCGGAGCAAGGTTAATCTGACCGTCGGTTACTACATCAAAAGCTCCTGGCTGATAAATAACCCCGGCTATTGTGTTCGGGAATCTGCTGTCTCTTGTCCTGTTTAGTACCACCGCTCCAATTGCGACCTGCCCGATATAAGGCTCACCTCTGCCTTCTCCATGTATTAATCTTGCCAATAGATCCACGTCCTTGTTGTTTGAAGCAGCAGTAGAAGCATACTGGCTTGTTCCCCCGGTAGGAAGCCCTATTGCGGCAAGAGTCTCAGGTCCTGCTATTCCGTCTACAGTCAACCCGTTTTTCTGCTGAAATAATCTAACAGCCTGGTATGTTTGATATCCATATATTCCATCAATCTCTCCGTGATAATATCCCCAGTTTTTTAACCTCGTCTGTATATTTATAACTTCTTGTCCACTTGAACCTATACTGGAAAGAGTACTTTTGCTACGGCTCAACAGAAAAGTAAGCGGATCCCTGTATACAAGCACTCCACATATTACTACTGTCAGAAATATTGCTATTATACTTAGTCGTAATTTTTCCTGTCTCAAAATATCTCTCCTTTAAAATAAGTATTTTAATTTTATTGTTTGTAATTTATTGAGAAATATTCCATATCCCCTGCTGCTGTTCATATTGTATTATTTCATATAAATGTTAATATATTATTTAGATTTATATGTTTATTTTGGCAGACTTTTTATTCATATTCCTTAAACTTTTAGCTACTTTGGGGGGCAGGCTGATGTTGAGGTTAAAAAAGACATTGTTTTTTTCGTCTTCTTACATACTTTTTATTATTTTAACTTTCCTTTTTATTATGCAGGCTGTTTTGTTTTCGGGTTGCGAAAGGGCATATTTGTCAGATAGCAAGGCCACATTTGCATCAAGATCAGGTTCTTTACAGGAAGAAGATTTATCTGCCAGCCAGACAGAAGAGTTAAGGGAAAGTAGACCCCTTCTTGGCAGGCATGTAAGAATAAACGTGCCAAACAGACCTCTTGCAGACATACTCAAAGAAAATAATATTGATCCGGGAAGTGAATTCAATTTATATATCGATCTACAGACAAGAAGCCTTCTGTTCAGGCATGAAGATAATGTGTTAAAGCGCTACAGGATCGGGGCAGGCCGTAACACATCTCAAGGAGACAAGGAGAGGGAAGGGGATTTGCGTACACCACGGGGTGAGTTTTACATATGTTCAAAAGTAGTTTATGAAAAGTCTAAAACTGTTAAGGAAGGAAATTTAGGAACCCGGTGGATGCAACTTAGTTATCCCAATATAGAGGCTGCGGACAGAGGCCTTGAAAATAACTTAATCAGTAAAGAAGTATATGATAGGATAAAAGAAGCTATAGAAAAAAAAGAAACTCCCCCTCAAAACACTCCCTTAGGAAGCGCTATCGGAATACACGGAGGTGCAAAACATAGCTTTCCCCGGGACTGGACTGCTGGTTGTATAGGTATGTACGATAAGGATATAGAAGAAATATTTGATTACTTAAAAATTGGAGACCGTGTTCAAATAAGATGGGGTGAGGAATAATATTTATAAGATATGCACCAGTTGGAGTTCTTGTTCTCCTATCGTTAATAAGTGATATTAAAACCGGCAAAATAAGAAATGGTATTACTCTATCTTTTATTGTTCTGGGATTTGCTGTAAATTTGTATCTGAAAGGTTTACCAGGGTTATATGACTCCCTTTCAGGGCTTATTCTCCCTGCTCTGTTGCTAATGCCTCTTTACGGCTTAAAAATGCTTGGTGCAGGGGATATTAAGCTTTTCTGCTCAATTGGCTCAATTGTGGGAGTTAGTTTAGTAGTATACATTATGATTTTTTCTTTCTTGTCAGGAGGGATCATTGCTGTAATTGTTATGATTGCCAGAAAAAACTTTAAGAAACGGATGATATACATATTAAATTATTTTAAAAGCTGTGTTTTAACAGGCAGCATCCTATCATATCCGGATTTCTCAGAAGGACATAATGATTTTAGATTCAAATTCAGCTATGCTGTCTCTTTGGGCACCATACTGTGCTTTATACTTATAAGGTCATTAAACCTGAAGTGCTAAGTTTGGGCATATGAGATATTTGTATAATAAAGTATGAGTAAGTTTATGTACTGGTTATCTTAAAGGCATAAAAAACCCATAGAAAAAGAAAATTTTGAAAAAGTTAAAAATCTATGTATAAAAAGGGTCAAATAGGGTCAATAATAATATTGACCTCACAAAATACATTTTGACCCCCTTTACATGGTTAGCCGAAAGGCTAACCCCTTTTTTTGTTTTTTCAAGGGCAGAGGAACCGTCCCAGGAGCAGGGGGACGGTTCTTCTGCTCCCCAGGAGCAAGGGGACGGTTCTTCTGCTCCCAATTTCACCGCCATGGTTTACTAAACTGTCTCCTATACCAGGTTTTCCGGATTAAGGCATAATAATTCTTCAGGTATAAAAAGGCCGTCTTTTCTAATAAGGATGTCGTCAAACCATATTTCTCCCCCACCATATTCAGGCCTTTGAATATATACAAGATCCCAGTGTATAGCAGACTTGTTACCGTTATTGCAGTCATCGTAAGAACTTCCGGGAGTAAAATGTATACTTCCCTTTATTTTCTCATCAAAAAGCGTATCCTTCATTGGCTTGTCAATATAAGGATTTACTCCGAAAGAAAACTCCCCGATATATCTTGCACCTTCATCAGTATCAAATATTTTGTTAATCCTCTCGGAATCATTGGCAGCTGCCTTTACAATTTTTCCATTCTTAAACTCAAGTCTGATATTTTCAAAAGTAAAGCCCTGATAAACAGCAGGAACATTATATGTTATATAACCATTTACAGAGTCTCTGACAGGAGCAGTAAAGACTTCCCCATCAGGTATATTCATAGCGCCATCACATTTAATACCCTTCATCCCCTTAATTGAAAAGGTTAAATCGGTATCCTTTCCTGTAATCCTGACCTTATCAGCCTTTTCAATAAATTTTATCAAATTATCCATAGCCTTTGACATTTTTGAATAGTCAAGATTGCATACTTTAAAATAATAGTCTTCAAAATCATCTGTTGCCATTCCGGCCAACTGAGCCATGGAATGATTGGGATACCTAAGTATACACCATTTGGTCTTCGTAACTCTTAGGTCGCCATGCAGTGGTTTTGAATAATGCTCCATATATATTTTCATCTTTTCGGGAGGCACGGCCCCCATTTCATTGATATTATCCCCTGCCCTTATACCTATATATGCCTGCATTTCTTTCATACGCTTGATTTCAAAAGATGCCATGGCTTTAATTTGCTCTTCAGTTGACTCAGTAAGTAGTACTCTGTTTATTTCACTGTTCTTAATTGAAACAAAGGGTACTCCTCCCACTTTATAAGCTTCTTTTATCAACTCCTTGGTAAGGGCTGTTTCATTGCCTGTAACCTCAATGAGAATTTTTTCTCCTGGTTTAAGCTTTACAGAATAATTGATTAGATTCCTTGCTAAAGTTTCATAACGTGGATCCTTCATCTTTTACCTCCTGTTGTTTTAATAATCTATACTTTTCAAATATTATAGCAGTATTAACTCATTTCATATTAACCTATTAATTCCTCAAGTTCAAACAATATACCCTCAAACATCCTCATTGCATCTTCTATCGGCTTAGGAGTCGATAAATCTACTCCGGCTTTTTTAAGTATTTCCAGAGGATAGTCTGAGTTACCGCTTTTCAGGAAATCAATATATCTTCTTACCGCTGGTTCTCCCTCTTCAAGAATCTGCATTGAAATTGATGATGCTGCAGACAGTCCTGTGGCATATTTATAAACATAAAAGCTATTGTAGAAATGTGGTATCCTGGACCATTCCATACTTATTTCTGAATCTATAAAAACTTCTGCTCCATAGTACTTTTCATTCAACCCTTTATATATATTGCTAAATTCCTCAGCCGTAAGAGCCTCTTCATCCTTTGCTTTCTGATGGATTATTTTTTCAAATTCTGCGAACATAACCTGCCTGAATAATGTAGTACGAAATTCTTCCAGATACATATTCATCAGATATGCCTTTTCTTGTTTATCAGTAGCCTTTCTTAGCATATATTTCATTAAAAGGCTTTCGTTTACAGTTGAAGCAACTTCAGCTACAAATATCTTATATCCGGAATTAATATAAGGCTGGCTTATATTTGTGTAATGGGTATGTAAAGCATGTCCCATTTCATGGGCTATTGTAAATACATCATTTAGTGTTCCCTGATAATTAAGCAGTACATAAGGATGTGTTCCGTATGCCCCCCATGAATAAGCCCCACTTGTCTTACCTATATTTTCATAAACATCTATCCAGCCTGATTTAAATGCATTATCAAGAAGTTCTATATATTCCTTGCCTAAAGGACTAACACCTTCTTTTACAATTTCCAGTGCCTCCTCATAGGGTATTGTTTTATCAGGTTGGTCTACAATGGGTACATATAAGTCATACATGTGTAGTTCATCCAGCTTTAATGCTTTTTTCCTGAGCCTTAAATACCTGTGAAGAAGTCTCATATTATCATTTACTGTTTTAATCAGGTTATCATAAACATCGAGAGGTATATTGTCAGAGTCAAGCGATGCCTGGATAGCAGAATCATATTTCCTTACTGTTGCAAAAAACCTGCTTTTTTTAACACTGCCTGAAAGAGTAGCCGCCAGGGTATTCTTTTTGTCAATGTAAGAGCTGTAAAGGGCATGAAATGCTTCCGTCCTTACTCTCCTGTCCTTGCTTCTCAAAAACTTGATAAAATTTCCGTTTGTTAATTCAACGTCTTCGTTATTTTCATCTTTAATTATTGGAAATTTCATATCTGCATTGTTCAGCATTGTGAATATATCCTTGGGTGCTTGAGCAATTTCTGAAGCCAATGCCAGTATTTCCTCTTCTTTTTCTGACAGCACGTGTTTCTTCTGTCTTATAATTTCTTTCAGATAAAATTCATATACTTTAAGGTCCGGCACATTTAAGATAAAGTCCTTAAGTATCTCCTCAGGTATTCTTATTATTTCAGGTACAAAAAAAGAAAGCGCGGCATTAACCTTTGTATATAAACCCATAACCCTGTCAGCAATAGATTGAGAGTTTGGATTTGTATTATCCTCATCTCTTTTCATTCTGCCATATACATAGAGCTTTTCACTAATACATGATATTTCATCAGACAGTTTAAGAGCTTCCAGCAAAACATTACCGTTTTCACTTAATCTTCCCCTGTATTCATCAATTTTAGGCAATAATGATTTTACTTTTTCAAAATCTTTTTCCCATAAATCCATGCTCTGGTACATGTCTTCCAGCTTCCATTTATATTTGTCATCAATTTCTTCCCGTCTGGGTTTTATTTTTGCTTTTGCTATATTCACAAATAATACCTCCTGCTACATGCTTTTTACTTTGAATTTAAAATATTTAATATTTATTATTTAAATTTTTAAAATTCTTTTTAATGAATATTATACCATTATTAGCAATTTTCATCGATTTTTTAACAGGAAAAAGCACTTGATAATAAACAATTTTTCTAGTATACTATTACACGTCAAAAGCAATAAGTTTTATTTTATAAATTTTATAAAGATATGTTTCCGTAGCTCAGTAGGATAGAGTGACCGCCTCCTAAGCGGTAGGTCGTGGGTTCGAATCCCGCCGGGAACACCAATAATGATGCTGTAATAATAAGTTCTCTTATCATTACAGCATCTTACTTTTTTTATTGCTTTGCATCCTGGCTATATCAGGCATTTTATAAGTCTTAACATTAAGTCTTAACATAAGGTAAAATTCACAACTCCCACTTTTAATTTTTACCTTCACCGCATTTTTTGAATATGATATAATTTGGCATATAATTTGATACAAAGTAATGAGAAGAAGATCTTTACTGCAGGAGATATATATGGAAGTCACATTAGAGATGCTTATAACAACGTGCCTGCTGATTTTTCTGGCAGGCTTTATTGATTCAATTGGCGGGGGTGGAGGGTTAATATCTCTTCCGGCATATTTATTTGCCGGATTGCCAATGCATAATGCAATAGCCTCAAATAAATTTTCATCAACATTTGGAACAGCAGTATCCACTTTCAGATTTATAAAAAGCAAAAATACACATATTAAATCCGCTGTTTTTTCTGTAATAGGTGCTCTTATAGGTTCCTTTATCGGCGCAAATCTTGCTCTTGCCATAGATGAAATTTACCTAAAATACCTTCTTGTAATTCTACTGCCGTTTATAGCGTTTATTGTTCTTACAAAAAAGAATTTTGGAGAAAAAGATAATACCTCTGGTATTTCTAACATTAAAATTATTGTCTTGTCAACTCTTTCCGGCCTTCTGATAGGGGCATATGACGGATTTTTCGGTCCTGGAACCGGAATGTTTCTCATACTGGTAAACACCGGAGTCATCGGTTTTGATATTAAAACCTCCTCGGGAAATGCAAAAATAGTGAACCTGGCTTCCAATATTTCAGCATTGGCTACCTTTTGGGCAAGTGGTAAGGTATTGTTCCCTCTGGCAATTCCTGCAGCTTTGTTCGGCATTCTTGGAAACTGGCTTGGGTCAGGATTGGCAATTAAAAAAGGTGCCAAAGTTATTAAACCTATTACCGTATTGATAATGATGATACTTCTTGTCCGGGTTATTTCCGATTTAGTCAGTGCTTCTGCTGCATAAGTCTTTTTCTGTTTATTATTTTTTTATTCTGTTTTTTGCTTTTTTTTATTCTACTTTGTCCATTTTATTTTATTGGTTTGTACTTTTATGTATAATATAATTTGCCATTACAATTATTAATTATGATTTAATGTTATTTATAATCTTAATTCAACATTATATTTTATTTAATTTTAGATTACATTTTAGTAGGAGATGTATAATGCAAGAAGTGAGAATAAACAAAGTACCTTTAACAGAATTAGAAGCACGTTTGAATAGTTTCAGGAAAATAATGGATGAGACTTCCCCTGATTGGGAACTGGCTGTCATTATCAGCAAAATCAATCTATATTATTTTACAGGTACAATGCAGGATGGCATGCTGCTTATCCCTCGTGACAGCGAAGCAGTTTTCTGGGTGCGCAGAAGCTATGAAAGAGCTCTATATGAATCTCCTTACCCTGTAATAAAGCCCATGAACAGTTACCGGGATGTGGATCCCATAAGATTATCCAGCGGTACCGTATATATGGAAACTGAAAAGGTAACCCTTTCATTATATGAAAGGTTGCAGAAGTATTTTCCTTTTTATAAAGTGAAGTCTCTCGATAAGCAAATTGCTTATATAAGATCTGTTAAAAGCTCCTATGAATTAGAGTTAATGAAAAAATCAGGAAAAATCCATGAGAAGGTATTGGAGAAATGCGTACCGGAAATTCTTGAAGAAGGCATCAGTGAAGCCGAACTGGCCACCAGGCTGTATTCTATTTTAATCAATGAAGGCCATCATGGTATTGCCCGTTTCGGGATGTTCGATACCGAAGCCATAATCGGAAATATATGCTTTGGCGAAAACTCCATGTACCCTACATATTTCAACGGCCCTGGAGGTATTCTGGGATTAAATCCTGCAGTACCATTTATGGGAAGCCGTGAACGAAAACTCAAAAAAGGTGATCTGGTATTTATAGATATCGGATGCGGATATGAAGGATACCATACGGATAAGACCATGATATACATGTTCAGGGAACCTCTACCTGATATTGCAATCGAAACTCATAACAGATGTGTTTCTATCCAGAATGAAATAGCGTCCATGCTGAAACCAGGCAATATTCCGTCAGAAATATATCAGCATATTATGGATAGCCTTGAACCGGAATTCTTAAATAATTTTATGGGCTATGGAAAATCCAGTGTCAGGTTTCTTGGACACGGAATTGGCTTGCTTATAGATGAAACTCCTGTAATTGCTTTAGGCTTCAATGAACCCTTGCAAGAGAATATGACCTTTGCCCTTGAACCTAAAAAAGCCATCGAAGGCATTGGAATGGTTGGAATTGAAAATACTTTTATTGTTACTCCTCAGGGAGGGCAGAATATTACAGGTAACAGCCCTGGCTTGGTCCTGGTGGATTAAACTGATGGATTAAATGAAATAAATAACATAACTATAGGAAACTATTAACTTAACAATCAAATTAACAACAGCCGGACTTTCCACAGGCTGATTAATAAAGTGGAATATATCGGGGAAATTTGGATTTAGGCAGGTTGAGAATAGCATAATAAAAGAAATATCATGTACCATTGCTGAGAGGAACGGTTGGAACATGGGACCTCAAGGAAAAAGATCAATAAAAGATGAATTCTATTTTATGAATGAAGCATACAAAGAAGCAATAAAGGCATATAAAAAAGGCGAAGTTCCAATTGGAGCGGTTATCGTAAAAGATGGAATTATCATTTCAAGAGCTCATAATGAAAGGGAAATAAAGCATGACGCAACTCTCCATGCGGAAATGACCTGTATTAGAAAAGCTTGTAAAAAGCTAAATTCATGGCGGCTTAATGATTGTGATATATATACGACTTTAGAACCCTGTCCCATGTGCGCCGGAGCGCTCATCCAGGCCAGAATCAACAGATTATATATTGGTGCAAAAGATCCTAAAGGAGGAGCGGTAGGCTCAGTAATTGATGTTCTTGGTGAAAATCTATTTAATCATAAAGTAGAGATTGTTTATGGCATTATGGAAGAGCAATGTTCTGCTATTTTAAAAGATTTTTTTAAGAATCTACGAACAAAAAACTAAACTGTACTCATTATAAGAAAAGTATCTCTTTCGCTAACAACAGTTATATGGAGGAAATTAAATGGAAAGGTATATAGCTATTGATAATGTTTGTGCATGGCCTAATTTAACATTATTAAAAGATGGAAGTATTGCGGCATTGTGTTTTAACAGGCCTTCACATGGACGGTTTGAGGGTGAGGTCCAATGCTGGGTAAGTACCGATGGAGGCTATTTGTGGGAAAAAAGGGGAGTTCCTGTTCCGCATGAATCTGGGACTAATCGCATGAATGTGGCAGCAGGTCTTACAAAAGATGGAGCATTGATCGCAATATGTTCTGGATGGGGACCAGTACCACCCTTTGGCTATGAGCAACCTCATGAATTTAATCGAAAAGTTTTAGATTCTGTTATCAGCTGTTCCTTTGATGGAGGAAAAACGTGGATTCAAGGTGGTAGCATAGATAAACCTGAAGGTGTAATGGGATTTATGCCCTATGGTGATATTGTACAAATTTCCGAAGGTGTTCTAGGTGTATGTTTTCACACATGGGGAGATTGGACAGATAAAGGAGTTAAGGGATTCCCAAATTTCACCAGTTATTTTGTAAAGAGCTATGATGATGGCAAAACATGGGTAGATCCAGTTGTAATAGGTAGGGATGATAGAGGGATGGCTATAAATAATAATGAGACAGCAGTAATTTGCCTCGATAAAAACCATCTGTTAGCAGCAGCACGTACATTGGATGATCAACACCTTGAGTTGTATGAGTCAAAGGATTCTGGCATGTCATGGATTAGAAAAGGACCAGTTACTTTGCCTTTCCAACATCCGGGGCATTTCCTTAAATTAAAGGATGGGAGCATTTTATTGACCTATGGGATACGAAATAAAGGCTTTTATGGTATTGGAGGA
The sequence above is a segment of the Clostridiaceae bacterium genome. Coding sequences within it:
- the sleB gene encoding spore cortex-lytic enzyme — translated: MRQEKLRLSIIAIFLTVVICGVLVYRDPLTFLLSRSKSTLSSIGSSGQEVINIQTRLKNWGYYHGEIDGIYGYQTYQAVRLFQQKNGLTVDGIAGPETLAAIGLPTGGTSQYASTAASNNKDVDLLARLIHGEGRGEPYIGQVAIGAVVLNRTRDSRFPNTIAGVIYQPGAFDVVTDGQINLAPDTTSINAAKDALNGWDPTNGCIYYWNPATATSRWIWSRPIVTQIGNHVFAR
- a CDS encoding aminopeptidase P family protein — protein: MQEVRINKVPLTELEARLNSFRKIMDETSPDWELAVIISKINLYYFTGTMQDGMLLIPRDSEAVFWVRRSYERALYESPYPVIKPMNSYRDVDPIRLSSGTVYMETEKVTLSLYERLQKYFPFYKVKSLDKQIAYIRSVKSSYELELMKKSGKIHEKVLEKCVPEILEEGISEAELATRLYSILINEGHHGIARFGMFDTEAIIGNICFGENSMYPTYFNGPGGILGLNPAVPFMGSRERKLKKGDLVFIDIGCGYEGYHTDKTMIYMFREPLPDIAIETHNRCVSIQNEIASMLKPGNIPSEIYQHIMDSLEPEFLNNFMGYGKSSVRFLGHGIGLLIDETPVIALGFNEPLQENMTFALEPKKAIEGIGMVGIENTFIVTPQGGQNITGNSPGLVLVD
- the pepF gene encoding oligoendopeptidase F, with amino-acid sequence MNIAKAKIKPRREEIDDKYKWKLEDMYQSMDLWEKDFEKVKSLLPKIDEYRGRLSENGNVLLEALKLSDEISCISEKLYVYGRMKRDEDNTNPNSQSIADRVMGLYTKVNAALSFFVPEIIRIPEEILKDFILNVPDLKVYEFYLKEIIRQKKHVLSEKEEEILALASEIAQAPKDIFTMLNNADMKFPIIKDENNEDVELTNGNFIKFLRSKDRRVRTEAFHALYSSYIDKKNTLAATLSGSVKKSRFFATVRKYDSAIQASLDSDNIPLDVYDNLIKTVNDNMRLLHRYLRLRKKALKLDELHMYDLYVPIVDQPDKTIPYEEALEIVKEGVSPLGKEYIELLDNAFKSGWIDVYENIGKTSGAYSWGAYGTHPYVLLNYQGTLNDVFTIAHEMGHALHTHYTNISQPYINSGYKIFVAEVASTVNESLLMKYMLRKATDKQEKAYLMNMYLEEFRTTLFRQVMFAEFEKIIHQKAKDEEALTAEEFSNIYKGLNEKYYGAEVFIDSEISMEWSRIPHFYNSFYVYKYATGLSAASSISMQILEEGEPAVRRYIDFLKSGNSDYPLEILKKAGVDLSTPKPIEDAMRMFEGILFELEELIG
- a CDS encoding exo-alpha-sialidase, which encodes MERYIAIDNVCAWPNLTLLKDGSIAALCFNRPSHGRFEGEVQCWVSTDGGYLWEKRGVPVPHESGTNRMNVAAGLTKDGALIAICSGWGPVPPFGYEQPHEFNRKVLDSVISCSFDGGKTWIQGGSIDKPEGVMGFMPYGDIVQISEGVLGVCFHTWGDWTDKGVKGFPNFTSYFVKSYDDGKTWVDPVVIGRDDRGMAINNNETAVICLDKNHLLAAARTLDDQHLELYESKDSGMSWIRKGPVTLPFQHPGHFLKLKDGSILLTYGIRNKGFYGIGGRISRDNGENWSEPIFLLNFEIATDGGYPSSVQLDDGTIVTAYYSNKVPYHNRYHMGVIHWKLDEFGEIRYKQP
- a CDS encoding aminopeptidase — translated: MKDPRYETLARNLINYSVKLKPGEKILIEVTGNETALTKELIKEAYKVGGVPFVSIKNSEINRVLLTESTEEQIKAMASFEIKRMKEMQAYIGIRAGDNINEMGAVPPEKMKIYMEHYSKPLHGDLRVTKTKWCILRYPNHSMAQLAGMATDDFEDYYFKVCNLDYSKMSKAMDNLIKFIEKADKVRITGKDTDLTFSIKGMKGIKCDGAMNIPDGEVFTAPVRDSVNGYITYNVPAVYQGFTFENIRLEFKNGKIVKAAANDSERINKIFDTDEGARYIGEFSFGVNPYIDKPMKDTLFDEKIKGSIHFTPGSSYDDCNNGNKSAIHWDLVYIQRPEYGGGEIWFDDILIRKDGLFIPEELLCLNPENLV
- a CDS encoding TSUP family transporter translates to MEVTLEMLITTCLLIFLAGFIDSIGGGGGLISLPAYLFAGLPMHNAIASNKFSSTFGTAVSTFRFIKSKNTHIKSAVFSVIGALIGSFIGANLALAIDEIYLKYLLVILLPFIAFIVLTKKNFGEKDNTSGISNIKIIVLSTLSGLLIGAYDGFFGPGTGMFLILVNTGVIGFDIKTSSGNAKIVNLASNISALATFWASGKVLFPLAIPAALFGILGNWLGSGLAIKKGAKVIKPITVLIMMILLVRVISDLVSASAA
- a CDS encoding nucleoside deaminase, whose protein sequence is MGPQGKRSIKDEFYFMNEAYKEAIKAYKKGEVPIGAVIVKDGIIISRAHNEREIKHDATLHAEMTCIRKACKKLNSWRLNDCDIYTTLEPCPMCAGALIQARINRLYIGAKDPKGGAVGSVIDVLGENLFNHKVEIVYGIMEEQCSAILKDFFKNLRTKN
- a CDS encoding prepilin peptidase — translated: MIFIRYAPVGVLVLLSLISDIKTGKIRNGITLSFIVLGFAVNLYLKGLPGLYDSLSGLILPALLLMPLYGLKMLGAGDIKLFCSIGSIVGVSLVVYIMIFSFLSGGIIAVIVMIARKNFKKRMIYILNYFKSCVLTGSILSYPDFSEGHNDFRFKFSYAVSLGTILCFILIRSLNLKC
- a CDS encoding L,D-transpeptidase gives rise to the protein MLRLKKTLFFSSSYILFIILTFLFIMQAVLFSGCERAYLSDSKATFASRSGSLQEEDLSASQTEELRESRPLLGRHVRINVPNRPLADILKENNIDPGSEFNLYIDLQTRSLLFRHEDNVLKRYRIGAGRNTSQGDKEREGDLRTPRGEFYICSKVVYEKSKTVKEGNLGTRWMQLSYPNIEAADRGLENNLISKEVYDRIKEAIEKKETPPQNTPLGSAIGIHGGAKHSFPRDWTAGCIGMYDKDIEEIFDYLKIGDRVQIRWGEE